From one Candidatus Alcyoniella australis genomic stretch:
- a CDS encoding proline--tRNA ligase, which produces MRYSKALIPTLKEDPAEAEVISHRLMLRAGMIRKVAAGIYDLLPLGLRVVRKVEKIIREELDAVGCIELLMPIVQPAELWQQSGRWEQYGPELLRVRDRHGREFCLGPTAEELITELIRGTVRSYRQLPLNLYQIQTKFRDEIRPRFGLMRGREFSMKDAYSFDADEHGAEQSYLRMHQAYNRIFERCGLKFRAVEADTGTIGGRFSHEFMVLARTGEDDIASCGSCDYAANTEKAEIGLEGDTVHYSGEQPQLKRVPTPGQRTIEEVTAFLEVEPRQLIKTLIMQTPDGPLVALVRGDHDLAAAKLKLALDCEWVELADNATIEQVSGAPVGFAGPLNMATKVRIVADNALRGMGPAVVGGNEQDMHVSGVLIGRDFEPDDFFDLRVAQAGDRCPRCEGTMSVMRGIEVGHIFKLGDKYSRSMNAAFLDAEGAEQHFVMGCYGIGVGRTAAAAIEQNHDDNGIIWPVPLAPYEALVLAIKAKDPAIAEACERLERELEQLGVDVLYDERDERPGVKFKDADLLGIPFRITVGSKGLARGVVELKRRHEKEFTEVPLDQAAQLVAQAVAEEKL; this is translated from the coding sequence ATGCGTTATTCCAAGGCACTGATTCCGACGCTCAAAGAGGACCCGGCCGAGGCCGAGGTCATCAGCCATCGGCTGATGTTGCGCGCGGGAATGATTCGCAAGGTGGCGGCGGGGATCTACGACCTGCTGCCCCTGGGACTGCGCGTGGTGCGCAAGGTCGAGAAGATCATCCGCGAGGAACTCGACGCGGTGGGCTGCATCGAGCTGCTGATGCCAATAGTTCAGCCCGCGGAGCTGTGGCAACAAAGCGGACGCTGGGAACAGTACGGCCCGGAGTTGCTGCGCGTGCGCGACCGGCACGGCCGCGAGTTCTGCCTGGGCCCCACGGCCGAGGAACTGATCACCGAGCTGATCCGCGGCACAGTGCGCTCCTATCGCCAACTGCCGTTGAACCTGTACCAGATTCAGACCAAGTTCCGCGACGAGATCCGCCCGCGCTTCGGCCTGATGCGCGGTCGCGAGTTCTCGATGAAGGACGCCTACAGCTTCGACGCTGACGAGCACGGCGCGGAGCAGAGCTACCTGCGGATGCACCAGGCCTACAACCGGATCTTCGAGCGCTGCGGTCTAAAGTTCCGCGCGGTGGAAGCTGACACCGGGACAATCGGCGGACGTTTCTCTCACGAGTTCATGGTGCTGGCGCGCACCGGCGAGGACGACATTGCGTCATGTGGGAGTTGCGACTACGCGGCCAATACCGAGAAGGCCGAGATCGGCCTTGAAGGCGATACGGTCCACTACTCGGGAGAGCAGCCGCAACTCAAGCGCGTGCCGACCCCGGGCCAACGCACGATCGAGGAGGTGACCGCGTTCCTCGAGGTGGAGCCGCGGCAGTTGATTAAAACGCTGATTATGCAGACCCCGGATGGCCCGTTGGTCGCCTTGGTGCGCGGCGATCACGATCTGGCTGCGGCCAAGCTCAAGCTTGCCCTGGATTGCGAGTGGGTCGAGCTGGCGGACAACGCGACCATCGAGCAGGTCAGCGGTGCGCCCGTGGGTTTTGCCGGACCGCTGAACATGGCGACCAAGGTACGAATCGTGGCGGACAACGCGTTGCGCGGCATGGGCCCGGCGGTGGTCGGCGGCAACGAACAGGATATGCACGTCAGCGGCGTACTGATTGGCCGCGACTTTGAGCCCGATGATTTTTTCGACCTACGCGTGGCCCAGGCCGGCGATCGCTGCCCGCGTTGCGAGGGGACGATGAGCGTGATGCGCGGCATCGAGGTCGGGCACATCTTCAAGCTCGGCGACAAGTACTCGCGGTCGATGAACGCCGCGTTCCTCGACGCCGAGGGCGCGGAGCAGCACTTCGTGATGGGCTGCTACGGCATTGGCGTGGGGCGCACCGCGGCCGCGGCCATCGAGCAGAACCACGACGACAACGGAATCATCTGGCCCGTGCCGTTGGCGCCCTACGAGGCGCTGGTGCTCGCGATCAAGGCCAAAGATCCCGCAATCGCCGAGGCGTGCGAGCGGCTCGAGCGCGAGCTGGAGCAATTGGGCGTCGACGTGCTCTACGACGAGCGCGACGAGCGCCCGGGCGTCAAATTCAAGGACGCGGACCTGCTGGGCATCCCGTTCCGGATCACGGTCGGATCCAAAGGGCTGGCGCGCGGAGTGGTAGAGCTCAAGCGTCGCCACGAGAAAGAATTTACCGAGGTGCCGCTGGACCAGGCCGCACAGCTCGTGGCTCAGGCCGTGGCAGAGGAGAAGCTGTAA
- the pyrF gene encoding orotidine-5'-phosphate decarboxylase: MEPRDRLFVALDFNIIDEVLQMAQTLRQSVGGYKVGLAAFTAGGPDLVRRVLENGLPVFLDLKLHDIPNTVAGASREIGRMGVAYTTVHTMGGAQMVKAAAEGAAQGAQEAGFASPKILAVTVLTSMSATDLMRIGMLTPTEREAGLLATLAAESGAHGVVCSAWEVRDVRRAVGPDIEIVTPGIRPTGADQGDQKRVATPATAIRRGTDLMVVGRPITRAADPAAAANAIVDEIKAALAKPAE; encoded by the coding sequence ATGGAGCCGCGCGACAGGTTGTTTGTGGCGCTGGATTTCAACATCATTGACGAGGTGTTGCAGATGGCGCAGACGCTGCGTCAATCAGTGGGCGGCTACAAGGTCGGCCTGGCCGCGTTCACCGCCGGGGGGCCGGACTTGGTGCGCAGGGTGCTGGAAAACGGCCTGCCGGTATTCCTCGACCTGAAGCTGCACGACATCCCCAATACGGTGGCCGGTGCCTCGCGCGAGATCGGCCGCATGGGAGTGGCCTACACCACGGTGCATACCATGGGCGGTGCGCAGATGGTCAAGGCCGCGGCCGAGGGCGCGGCGCAAGGGGCGCAGGAGGCGGGTTTCGCCTCGCCCAAGATTTTGGCGGTGACCGTGCTGACCTCGATGTCGGCCACCGACCTGATGCGCATCGGCATGCTCACTCCCACCGAGCGTGAGGCCGGACTGCTCGCCACGCTGGCCGCCGAGTCAGGTGCTCACGGCGTGGTCTGTTCGGCCTGGGAGGTACGCGACGTGCGGCGCGCGGTCGGTCCCGACATCGAGATAGTCACACCGGGCATCCGTCCGACAGGCGCTGATCAGGGCGATCAGAAACGCGTTGCCACGCCGGCCACGGCGATCAGGCGCGGCACCGACCTGATGGTGGTCGGACGGCCGATCACTCGCGCTGCGGACCCGGCCGCCGCGGCGAACGCGATCGTCGACGAGATCAAGGCCGCCCTAGCCAAACCGGCTGAATGA
- a CDS encoding type 1 glutamine amidotransferase, whose product MSILVVDNSIQATILHQGECVARILRKVGCAFQVVSGIYDRPQLDPRRYSGIIITGSEASINEDAAWITQQQRMIELACRHTVPLLGICFGHQLIARTLLGEKSVGAAPRPELGWLPIEVLAAVGPLCGIQGGPVTMLSHFDQVIDPGDQFEVLARSTHCAVHAMRHRELPLWGLQFHPEIMRLEGLKLLAMIKLFYPRQRVEPRLVRRADCSLGEKIMRNFLALREAA is encoded by the coding sequence ATGAGCATCCTGGTCGTCGACAACTCGATTCAGGCCACGATTCTCCACCAGGGCGAATGCGTCGCGCGGATTCTACGCAAGGTCGGCTGTGCTTTTCAGGTGGTCTCGGGAATCTACGACCGGCCACAGCTCGATCCTCGACGCTACAGCGGAATTATCATTACTGGTTCGGAGGCCTCGATCAACGAGGACGCCGCGTGGATCACACAGCAGCAGCGGATGATCGAACTGGCCTGCCGCCACACGGTTCCGCTGCTCGGGATCTGCTTTGGGCATCAGCTGATCGCCCGTACGCTGCTGGGCGAGAAGTCGGTCGGAGCGGCGCCGCGCCCCGAGCTGGGTTGGCTGCCGATCGAGGTGCTCGCCGCGGTCGGACCGTTGTGCGGGATCCAGGGCGGGCCGGTGACAATGCTTAGCCACTTTGATCAAGTCATTGACCCCGGCGACCAATTCGAGGTGCTGGCACGCTCCACGCACTGTGCCGTGCACGCCATGCGCCACCGCGAACTGCCGCTGTGGGGCCTGCAGTTCCACCCCGAGATCATGCGTCTCGAGGGACTCAAGCTGCTGGCGATGATCAAGCTGTTTTATCCGCGACAGCGCGTGGAGCCGCGGCTGGTGCGCCGCGCCGATTGCAGTCTGGGGGAGAAGATAATGCGTAACTTCCTCGCGCTGAGGGAGGCCGCGTGA
- a CDS encoding sigma-54 dependent transcriptional regulator has protein sequence MSKRVLVVDDEQRIRETLAGVLRDEGFDVVVAADGEQALKIAAESAPDVVLLDIWMPGRDGMSVLEQLKRERPEIEVIMISGHGNIETAVKATKLGAYDFVEKPISLPEIVLTIEHVIEMQRLKMENMLLRERFEQRYELVGRSAKIEAVSEQIELVAPTEGYVLITGENGTGKELVARQIHISSRRSSGPFVEVNCAAIPEELIESELFGHEKGSFTGATARRKGKFDMADNGTLFLDEIADMSLKTQAKVLRILQEQVFERVGGVEPISVDVRIIAATNKDLQQLMARRQFREDLYYRLNVVPIHVPPLRERLEDVELFVEAFSTEFAARSALPLKSFKSEAVTALRAHSWPGNVRELKNIVERLLIMTRGEQIEARNVQEALSGVNAVGGLGAMEAQGLREARAMFEREYLLRKLSENNFNVTHTAAAIGVERTHLHRKIKGYGIELSAERAGGGDEHGD, from the coding sequence ATGAGTAAACGCGTGTTGGTGGTCGACGACGAGCAACGGATCAGGGAGACCCTGGCCGGCGTGCTGCGCGACGAGGGTTTCGACGTGGTCGTCGCGGCCGACGGCGAGCAGGCGCTGAAGATCGCGGCGGAGAGCGCACCGGACGTGGTGCTGCTCGACATCTGGATGCCCGGCCGCGACGGCATGTCGGTGCTCGAGCAGCTCAAGCGCGAACGGCCCGAGATCGAGGTGATCATGATCAGCGGCCACGGCAACATCGAGACCGCGGTAAAGGCCACCAAACTCGGGGCCTACGACTTCGTGGAGAAGCCGATCTCGCTGCCCGAGATCGTGCTGACCATCGAGCACGTGATCGAGATGCAGCGGCTGAAAATGGAGAACATGCTGCTTCGCGAGCGCTTTGAGCAGCGCTACGAGCTGGTCGGCCGCAGCGCCAAAATCGAGGCGGTCAGCGAACAGATCGAGCTGGTCGCGCCCACCGAGGGCTACGTGCTGATCACCGGCGAGAACGGCACGGGCAAGGAGCTGGTGGCGCGCCAGATCCACATCAGCTCGCGTCGCAGCAGCGGACCGTTCGTCGAGGTCAACTGCGCGGCGATTCCCGAGGAGCTGATCGAGAGCGAGCTGTTCGGCCACGAGAAGGGGTCGTTCACCGGCGCCACGGCGCGCCGCAAGGGCAAGTTCGATATGGCCGACAACGGCACGCTGTTTCTCGACGAGATCGCCGACATGAGCCTCAAAACTCAGGCCAAGGTGTTGCGCATTTTGCAGGAGCAGGTGTTCGAGCGCGTGGGCGGCGTCGAGCCGATCAGCGTCGACGTGCGGATCATCGCCGCGACCAACAAGGACCTGCAGCAGCTGATGGCTCGCAGGCAGTTCCGCGAGGATCTGTACTATCGGCTGAATGTGGTGCCGATCCACGTGCCGCCGTTGCGCGAACGGCTGGAAGACGTCGAGCTGTTCGTCGAGGCCTTCTCCACCGAGTTCGCCGCGCGATCGGCCCTGCCGCTCAAGAGCTTCAAGTCCGAAGCCGTGACCGCGTTGCGAGCGCATTCCTGGCCGGGAAACGTGCGTGAGCTGAAGAACATCGTCGAGCGGCTGCTGATTATGACCCGCGGCGAACAGATCGAGGCGCGCAACGTGCAAGAGGCGCTGAGCGGCGTCAACGCCGTGGGCGGCCTGGGAGCGATGGAGGCTCAGGGATTGCGAGAGGCGCGGGCGATGTTCGAGCGCGAGTATTTGCTGCGCAAACTCAGCGAAAATAATTTCAACGTTACGCACACCGCGGCGGCCATCGGTGTGGAGCGCACGCACCTGCACCGCAAGATCAAGGGCTACGGGATCGAGCTTTCCGCGGAGCGCGCCGGGGGGGGCGACGAGCATGGAGATTAA
- the ispG gene encoding flavodoxin-dependent (E)-4-hydroxy-3-methylbut-2-enyl-diphosphate synthase — MEIKLPRERTRRLKVGAVEVGGGAAVSVQSMTNTSTADADATLAQIERLAAVGCEIVRCSVPDNEAARALCTICKHSPLPLVADIHFDHNLALAALDAGVQGLRVNPGTLGGERHVAQLARALCVANVPVRIGINAGSMERSLVEKHGGVTPAAMLESALGQARAFEEHGVTAIKLSLKASNVGLTIAAYRLAAQNCDYPLHVGVTEAGTRFSGAIRSAVGIGVLLLEGIGDTIRVSLSGDPLPEVRAGWEILRAVGLRSRGISVVSCPTCARAAADVAAVAERLELELGDRTEPLEVAVMGCTVNGPGECREADLGVVARSADSWQLYVSGRLIGRIESDDPAQIARRINEVIDSRDFGG; from the coding sequence ATGGAGATTAAGCTTCCCCGCGAGCGCACGCGCCGACTGAAGGTCGGAGCGGTGGAGGTCGGCGGCGGCGCTGCGGTCAGCGTGCAGTCGATGACCAACACCTCCACTGCGGACGCGGACGCGACCCTGGCGCAGATCGAGCGCCTAGCAGCGGTCGGCTGCGAGATCGTGCGTTGCTCGGTTCCCGACAACGAGGCGGCGCGCGCTCTTTGCACGATTTGCAAACACAGCCCGCTGCCGCTGGTGGCCGACATCCATTTCGACCACAACCTGGCCCTGGCCGCCCTCGACGCCGGGGTCCAGGGCCTGCGCGTCAATCCCGGGACCCTGGGCGGCGAGCGTCACGTGGCGCAGTTGGCGCGGGCGCTGTGCGTCGCCAACGTGCCGGTGCGCATCGGGATCAACGCGGGCAGCATGGAGCGCTCGTTGGTCGAGAAACACGGCGGCGTGACGCCCGCGGCGATGCTCGAGTCGGCGCTTGGTCAGGCGCGGGCATTTGAGGAGCACGGGGTCACCGCGATCAAGCTTAGCCTCAAGGCCTCCAACGTCGGATTGACCATCGCCGCCTACCGTTTGGCCGCACAAAATTGCGACTATCCGCTGCACGTCGGGGTCACCGAGGCAGGCACCCGTTTCAGCGGCGCGATCCGCAGCGCAGTGGGCATCGGCGTCTTGCTTTTGGAGGGTATCGGGGATACGATCCGTGTTTCTTTAAGCGGAGATCCGCTGCCCGAAGTACGAGCCGGATGGGAAATTCTCAGGGCTGTCGGGCTAAGATCACGAGGAATATCAGTAGTTTCCTGTCCAACATGCGCCAGGGCCGCGGCGGATGTGGCCGCGGTCGCAGAACGGCTCGAGCTTGAGCTTGGCGACCGAACGGAGCCGCTGGAAGTGGCGGTAATGGGCTGCACGGTCAACGGGCCGGGCGAGTGCCGTGAGGCTGATCTGGGCGTTGTGGCGCGTAGCGCCGATAGCTGGCAGCTTTACGTCTCGGGCCGTTTGATCGGCCGGATCGAGTCCGACGATCCGGCGCAGATCGCCCGGCGGATCAACGAAGTAATCGACAGCAGGGACTTCGGAGGGTAG
- a CDS encoding ABC transporter ATP-binding protein has translation MSHHIVEAKQIHYSYPDGTQAVRGVSFRITHGESVAIVGANGAGKSTLLQHLNGCLIPNAGTLQIGDTMLSKGTLGLIRRTVGMVFQDPDDQLFMPTVFDDVAFGPLNMGLPPDDVESRVVRALRIVGAEHLRDRPPYKLSGGEKRAVSIATVLSMSPNILVMDEPTSNLDPKSRRQLIEMLKTFEHTKIIASHDLDMVLDLCQRCIVLNQGRVAADGPTLEIMNNQELLEESHLEKPLCMQGWPAQ, from the coding sequence ATGAGCCACCACATCGTCGAGGCCAAGCAGATCCACTACAGCTACCCCGACGGCACCCAGGCCGTTCGGGGAGTGTCCTTTCGCATTACCCACGGCGAGTCGGTGGCGATCGTCGGGGCCAACGGCGCGGGCAAATCGACCCTGCTTCAGCATCTGAACGGCTGCCTGATCCCCAACGCGGGCACGCTGCAGATCGGCGACACCATGCTGTCCAAGGGCACCTTGGGCCTGATCCGCAGAACTGTGGGCATGGTGTTTCAAGACCCCGACGACCAGCTTTTCATGCCCACGGTGTTCGACGACGTGGCCTTCGGCCCGCTGAACATGGGCCTGCCGCCGGACGATGTCGAGTCGCGCGTGGTGCGCGCTCTACGGATCGTCGGAGCCGAGCATCTGCGGGACCGTCCGCCCTACAAACTCTCCGGCGGCGAGAAGCGTGCCGTTTCGATCGCCACCGTGCTTTCGATGTCGCCCAATATTTTGGTGATGGACGAGCCGACCTCGAACCTCGATCCGAAAAGCCGACGGCAACTGATCGAGATGCTCAAGACATTTGAGCATACCAAGATCATTGCTTCTCACGATTTGGACATGGTGCTCGATTTGTGCCAGCGCTGCATCGTGCTCAATCAGGGACGCGTGGCCGCCGACGGCCCCACGCTCGAGATCATGAACAACCAGGAGTTGCTCGAGGAAAGCCACCTGGAAAAGCCGCTGTGTATGCAAGGCTGGCCCGCGCAATAG
- a CDS encoding ATP-binding protein — translation MSREYDERLLDDSARRRRRRDVVLMIALAVAVVVVFVMQTVTVRLPQVGGYGPTMVFFALLDLNIILIILLLFLILRNVTKLVMERRTGVLGSKLRTKLMVAFVGFALIPTVLLFYVAWTLTAASLDRYLSPTITRALHGSLQLAQQQYRVYERGVQVASSGLARQVESAGLLDDGCENDLLEFVFNAFQNLDVDAVEVYNARTGKVQRFKGLDLSQQIYSENMPHYLELGQPSSALSGSYKGGQLVRGVSLVYETGSQAGPVGVIVLTVHLPQDVYAGMQQVAQAVSNYDQFRLLSQPIRLGYLVILTSISLLILFSASWFGIYLSRGLVVPIQRLAEATDQVAAGNLDVHVELPPDDELAQLVNSFNRMASDLKLSKAQIESTNFDLEQRRHYMETILRSVGAGVIGLDRSGRISLANEAARALLKLEGAQIVGRRYVEVIQAEHVDVIRIMLRDLGRSGQQTLSRQTEIAVHGELKHLLVSVTNLGAEGSVGRAGGTVVVFEDLSELLRAQRMAAWQEVARRIAHEIKNPLTPIQLSAQRLRKRYLERFSADDAVFDECTKMIIDQVGDLKNMVNEFSMFARMADAKPQLTDLRELIAETLVLHQQAHKRIEFQQEHDPRLPLVPVDPDQLRRALINLLDNAVDSIRGEGKIEISTSMLEDGGSVRIAVADDGAGILPQMAGRLFEPYASTKPDGTGLGLAIVKRIVADHNGYIRVRSNEPRGTIVLIELPLGKQTGRA, via the coding sequence ATGAGCCGCGAGTACGACGAGCGGCTGCTCGACGATTCGGCGCGACGCCGCAGACGCCGCGACGTGGTGCTGATGATCGCCCTGGCCGTAGCCGTGGTGGTGGTGTTCGTGATGCAGACGGTCACGGTGCGGCTGCCCCAGGTCGGCGGTTACGGGCCGACGATGGTCTTCTTCGCGCTGCTCGATTTGAACATCATCCTGATCATCCTGCTGCTGTTCCTGATCCTGCGCAACGTGACCAAGCTGGTGATGGAGCGCCGCACGGGCGTGTTGGGGAGCAAGCTGCGCACCAAGCTGATGGTGGCCTTCGTCGGCTTTGCCTTGATCCCCACGGTGCTGCTGTTCTACGTGGCCTGGACCCTCACCGCGGCGAGCCTCGATCGCTACCTCTCGCCGACGATCACCCGCGCGTTGCACGGTAGCCTGCAGCTGGCGCAGCAACAGTACCGGGTCTACGAGCGCGGGGTGCAGGTAGCCAGCTCGGGCCTGGCGCGCCAGGTCGAGTCGGCCGGGCTGCTAGACGATGGGTGCGAGAACGACCTGCTCGAGTTCGTGTTCAATGCCTTCCAGAACCTCGACGTGGACGCGGTGGAGGTCTACAACGCGCGTACTGGAAAGGTTCAGCGCTTTAAAGGGCTCGATCTGTCGCAGCAGATCTACAGCGAGAACATGCCGCACTACCTCGAGTTGGGACAGCCCTCGTCCGCGCTCAGCGGTTCGTACAAGGGCGGCCAGCTGGTGCGCGGCGTATCGTTGGTCTACGAAACCGGTTCGCAGGCCGGTCCCGTGGGAGTGATCGTGCTTACCGTGCACCTGCCGCAGGACGTGTACGCCGGGATGCAGCAGGTGGCGCAGGCCGTGTCGAACTACGACCAGTTCCGTCTGCTCAGCCAACCGATCCGCTTGGGCTACCTGGTGATCCTGACCAGCATCAGCCTGCTGATTCTGTTCTCGGCCAGTTGGTTCGGGATCTACCTCAGCCGCGGCCTGGTGGTGCCGATCCAGCGCCTGGCCGAGGCCACGGATCAAGTGGCCGCGGGCAACCTCGACGTGCACGTTGAGCTGCCGCCGGACGACGAGCTGGCGCAGTTAGTCAACAGCTTCAACCGCATGGCCTCTGACCTCAAGCTGAGCAAGGCCCAGATCGAGAGCACCAACTTCGATTTGGAGCAACGTCGGCATTATATGGAGACGATCCTGCGCAGCGTGGGCGCAGGCGTGATCGGACTGGACCGTAGCGGCCGGATCAGCTTGGCCAACGAGGCGGCGCGCGCGCTGCTCAAGCTCGAGGGCGCGCAGATCGTCGGCCGGCGTTACGTCGAAGTGATCCAGGCCGAGCACGTGGACGTGATTCGCATCATGCTGCGCGATCTGGGACGCAGCGGGCAGCAGACGCTCAGCCGCCAGACCGAGATCGCGGTTCACGGTGAGCTCAAGCACCTGCTGGTCAGTGTGACCAATCTTGGAGCCGAGGGCAGCGTGGGCCGCGCCGGAGGCACGGTTGTGGTGTTCGAAGATCTGTCCGAGCTGCTGCGCGCCCAGCGTATGGCCGCCTGGCAGGAGGTTGCGCGGCGTATCGCCCACGAGATCAAGAATCCGCTGACCCCGATCCAGCTCTCGGCCCAACGGCTGCGCAAGCGCTACCTGGAGCGCTTCAGCGCGGACGACGCGGTGTTCGACGAGTGTACGAAGATGATCATCGACCAGGTGGGCGATCTGAAGAACATGGTCAACGAGTTCTCGATGTTCGCGCGCATGGCCGATGCCAAGCCGCAGCTGACCGATTTACGCGAGCTGATCGCCGAGACCCTGGTGCTGCACCAGCAGGCGCACAAGCGCATCGAGTTCCAACAGGAGCACGATCCGCGTTTGCCGTTGGTCCCGGTCGATCCCGACCAGTTGCGGCGCGCGCTGATCAACCTGCTGGACAACGCCGTGGACAGCATCCGCGGCGAGGGAAAAATTGAGATCAGTACCTCGATGCTTGAGGACGGCGGCTCCGTGCGCATCGCGGTCGCGGACGACGGCGCGGGAATTTTGCCGCAGATGGCGGGCAGGCTGTTCGAGCCCTACGCCTCGACCAAGCCCGACGGCACCGGCCTGGGGCTGGCGATCGTCAAGCGGATCGTCGCCGATCACAACGGCTACATCCGCGTACGAAGCAACGAGCCGCGGGGCACGATCGTGCTGATCGAGCTGCCGCTGGGCAAGCAGACGGGAAGGGCGTAG
- a CDS encoding DUF4390 domain-containing protein produces MRPLALLLAICVLCATSAAWAHEQPRVKLVEVHSEGLFLMVDFEVEGAFTQKVDEGILSGLPTTFTFQVHMARERSGWTDERIATIEVRRTISYDTLRQEYTVDPSSQGQAAVTKDFQAAHDLMSTIRDIPLVIHSVLEPDQRYYVEVKAELRSVELPPFLDSLLFFVTFWDLETEWTRVYIDQSLWSDR; encoded by the coding sequence GTGCGCCCGCTGGCGCTGCTGCTGGCAATCTGTGTGTTGTGTGCCACGTCCGCTGCCTGGGCCCATGAACAGCCGCGGGTCAAATTGGTCGAGGTCCATTCCGAAGGCCTGTTTCTGATGGTCGATTTTGAGGTGGAGGGAGCGTTCACCCAGAAGGTCGACGAGGGGATTCTCTCGGGTCTGCCCACGACTTTTACCTTCCAGGTGCACATGGCGCGCGAGCGTTCGGGCTGGACCGACGAGCGGATCGCCACCATTGAGGTGCGGCGCACGATCTCTTACGACACATTGCGCCAGGAGTACACGGTCGACCCCTCAAGCCAGGGGCAGGCCGCGGTAACCAAGGATTTCCAGGCTGCGCACGATCTGATGTCCACGATTCGCGACATACCGCTGGTGATCCACTCGGTGCTCGAGCCTGACCAGCGCTACTACGTCGAGGTCAAGGCCGAGCTACGCAGCGTGGAGCTGCCGCCGTTTCTGGATTCTCTGCTGTTCTTTGTCACGTTCTGGGATCTGGAGACCGAGTGGACCCGCGTCTACATCGACCAGAGCCTGTGGAGCGATCGATGA